The following proteins come from a genomic window of Nocardioides albertanoniae:
- a CDS encoding AAA family ATPase, translated as MTQSETSPSGTTPGGAQERLTAVRAEVAKAVVGQDAAVSGLLVALVCGGHVLMEGVPGTAKTLLVRALSAALSVETRRVQFTPDLMPGDITGSMVVESSHGSLTFREGPVFTNLLLADEINRTPPKTQSALLEAMEEGQVSVDGVTRPLPSPFLVAATQNPIEYEGVYPLPEAQLDRFLLKVVLPVPARTDEVEILTRHASGFDPRDVAGAGVTAVASGADIEAARRLVGDVQVSAEVTGYIVDIARATRESPSLSAGVSPRGATALLRAARAWAWLAGRDFVTPDDVKSLAHATLAHRLALRPEAELEGVQVGQVLSSAIGAVPVPR; from the coding sequence ATGACCCAGTCCGAGACGAGTCCGTCGGGCACGACACCGGGCGGCGCCCAGGAGCGGCTCACCGCGGTCCGGGCCGAGGTCGCCAAGGCCGTCGTCGGCCAGGATGCCGCGGTCTCCGGTCTGCTGGTGGCGCTGGTGTGCGGCGGCCACGTGCTGATGGAGGGCGTGCCCGGCACGGCGAAGACCTTGCTCGTGCGGGCCCTGTCGGCCGCGCTCTCCGTCGAGACCCGGCGGGTGCAGTTCACCCCCGACCTGATGCCCGGCGACATCACCGGCTCGATGGTGGTCGAGTCGTCCCACGGCTCCCTGACGTTCCGCGAAGGCCCGGTCTTCACCAACCTGCTCCTCGCCGACGAGATCAACCGCACCCCGCCGAAGACCCAGTCGGCGCTGCTCGAGGCGATGGAGGAGGGCCAGGTCTCGGTCGACGGGGTGACCCGGCCGCTGCCGAGCCCGTTCCTCGTCGCCGCGACCCAGAACCCGATCGAGTACGAAGGTGTCTACCCGCTCCCCGAGGCGCAGCTCGACCGCTTCCTGCTGAAGGTCGTGCTGCCGGTGCCCGCGCGCACCGACGAGGTCGAGATCCTCACCCGGCACGCCTCCGGCTTCGACCCGCGCGACGTCGCCGGCGCGGGCGTCACCGCGGTGGCGTCCGGAGCCGACATCGAGGCCGCGCGCCGGCTCGTCGGCGACGTGCAGGTCTCCGCCGAGGTCACCGGCTACATCGTCGACATCGCCCGAGCCACCCGGGAGTCTCCGTCGCTGTCGGCGGGCGTCTCGCCCCGCGGCGCCACCGCGCTGCTGCGCGCCGCCCGCGCCTGGGCGTGGTTGGCCGGACGCGACTTCGTCACCCCCGACGACGTGAAGTCCCTGGCTCACGCCACCCTCGCCCACCGCCTCGCCCTGCGTCCCGAGGCCGAGCTCGAGGGTGTCCAGGTCGGACAGGTGCTCTCCTCCGCCATCGGCGCCGTCCCCGTCCCCCGATGA